A stretch of the Capsicum annuum cultivar UCD-10X-F1 chromosome 10, UCD10Xv1.1, whole genome shotgun sequence genome encodes the following:
- the LOC107856465 gene encoding vicianin hydrolase, giving the protein MVMTTLLSFCFLYLVALANLFALTSAAIPAKHFHAPFNRTSFPPDFVFGASSAAYQIEGEALKGGRGPSIWDTFTRQHPEKIFDGSTGDVAVDFYHRYKEDIRLLKEVGLKAFRMSISWSRILPYGKVSKGVNPEGIKFYNDVFNELIANGITPYVTLFHWDTPQALEDEYRGFMSSEIAKDYGDYVDVCFKEFGDRVKYWITMNEPLSYSLNGYTKGTFAPGRCSKYVGNCTEGNSGTEPYIVAHNLLLAHATGVKVYKEKYQKTQKGQIGVTLVTHWFVPKINTLQGRKAQLRALDFMLGWFLDPITYGEYPDSMRAMVGHRLPKFTPEQSNLVKGSMDFLGVNYYTTYYASPLLSINRVNLSYSTDNHADLSPLKDGKPIGTPTALDWLFIYPRGIYGLMLHIKEKYNNPPIYITENGMAEANNSTMSLKESLNDDMRIKYYEGHLWFLSKAIKAGVNVKAHFVWSFLDDYEWDAGFTVRFGLTFVDYKNGLKRYHKKSAYWYKKFLLYTGH; this is encoded by the exons ATGGTTATGACAACTCTCTTAAGCTTCTGCTTCCTTTACCTTGTAGCACTTGCAAATTTGTTTGCTCTAACGAGCGCTGCAATCCCTGCAAAGCACTTTCATGCTCCATTTAATCGAACCAGCTTTCCTCCTGATTTTGTTTTTGGCGCTTCATCAGCTGCTTACCAG ATTGAAGGAGAAGCGCTTAAAGGGGGAAGAGGACCTAGCATATGGGATACTTTTACTCGCCAGCACCCAG AAAAGATCTTTGACGGTTCTACTGGAGATGTCGCTGTTGATTTCTATCATCGGTATAAG GAAGACATTCGGCTGCTTAAGGAAGTGGGATTGAAAGCTTTCAGGATGTCTATCTCTTGGTCTCGGATTTTACCAT ATGGGAAGGTCAGCAAAGGAGTGAATCCAGAAGGCATCAAATTCTACAATGATGTCTTCAACGAGCTAATTGCTAATG GTATAACACCTTATGTGACTCTATTCCATTGGGACACACCACAAGCCCTTGAAGACGAATATCGAGGGTTTATGAGCTCTGAAATAGC GAAAGACTATGGTGACTATGTTGACGTTTGCTTCAAAGAATTTGGGGATCGGGTGAAGTACTGGATCACTATGAATGAGCCACTTTCTTACAGCTTGAATGGATATACAAAAGGAACCTTTGCACCAGGAAGATGTTCTAAATATGTAGGGAACTGCACAGAGGGTAACTCTGGAACTGAGCCATACATTGTGGCTCACAATTTGCTTCTAGCCCATGCAACCGGTGTTAaggtttataaagaaaaatatcag AAAACTCAGAAAGGCCAGATAGGAGTTACTCTGGTCACTCACTGGTTTGTGCCCAAAATCAACACACTTCAAGGACGCAAGGCCCAACTAAGAGCTCTTGACTTTATGTTGGGATG GTTTTTGGATCCAATAACATATGGTGAGTACCCAGATAGCATGAGAGCTATGGTAGGGCATCGGCTCCCAAAATTCACACCTGAGCAATCAAATTTAGTCAAAGGGTCAATGGATTTCTTAGGGGTTAATTACTATACCACATACTATGCTTCTCCATTGCTTTCCATTAATAGAGTTAACCTTAGTTACTCCACGGACAATCACGCTGATCTTTCTC CACTAAAGGACGGAAAACCTATTGGCACGCCG ACGGCCTTGGATTGGCTTTTCATTTACCCAAGAGGAATCTATGGTCTTATGCTTCACATCaaggaaaaatataataatcCTCCCATCTACATCACCGAAAATG GAATGGCAGAAGCCAATAATAGCACTATGTCACTTAAAGAATCTCTTAATGACGACATGAGGATAAAGTATTATGAGGGCCATCTATGGTTTCTATCAAAAgcaataaa GGCTGGAGTAAACGTAAAAGCACATTTTGTGTGGTCATTCTTAGATGACTATGAGTGGGATGCTGGTTTCACTGTTCGATTTGGCCTCACTTTTGTTGACTACAAGAATGGACTGAAACGATACCATAAGAAATCGGCTTACTGGTACAAGAAGTTTTTATTGTATACCGGCCATTAA